Sequence from the Sphingomonas koreensis genome:
GCCTGCGCGGCAGTGGCGGCGAGCAGCGTAATGGCGCTCGCGCCGGTCATCAGCAGCACATTGCGCGTCCTGCGCGATGCATTGAGAACTGCAACTTTCATTTCCCCACTCCTTCCCTTGTTTTGCAAACGGGCCTGGGTTCGGCCCAACTCACCGGGCGGTGTTCCGCCTCTCTGTCGGTGTTTGTCCCGGTCTCAGCCGGGCGGTGCGCGGTTCGCCCGCATGACGGCGTCGGCGATGCTCTCGCGCCAGTTGCCGCGGATCGCCTCGCGTGCGTCTTCCGCGAGCTTCGGCTCGAACCGGTCCGCGGCGGCCATCGCGCCTGAATCCGCAAGGCCCAGCGCATCGGCCGCCATGCGCGCGACGCCGAGCGCGCTGGCCTCGGCGATCTCGGGGCGGACGATGGTGCGGCCGGTGAGATCGGCGAGCAGTTGTGCGAGCAGCGCGTTGCGCGCCGCGCCGCCGTCGATCGAAAGCTCGGGCAAATCGATGCCGAGGTCGGCGGCGATCGCGTCGAGCACGTCGCCGATCTGAAGTGCGATGGCCTCGAGCGTCGCACGCGCGACATGGGCGGGGCGCGTGGCGAGCGTCATGCCGCTGATCGTACCGCGCGCGCCGGTCTGCCAGTGCGGCGCGCCGAGGCCGGCGAGCGCGGGGACGAAGACCACGCCCTCGCTGCTCTCGACGCTGGCCGCGAGATCGGTGAGTGCCTGCTCATCGGCGAGGCCGAGCAGGGCAGTGGCGAAGGCCGCGGCATGGCCGGAGACCGAGATATTGCCCTCGATCGCGTGCTGCGCGCCGGTGCCGGTGCGGCTCCATGCGATCGTGCTGGAGAGGCCGTGCGATGAGCGCACGCGTCCGGCGGTGGCGGCCATCAGCGAGCTGCCGGTACCGATCGTCGCCTTGACTCGGCCGGGCGCGAGGATGCCGTGCGCGAACAGCGCGGCGTGGCTGTCGCCGAGCAGCACCTGAACCGGCGTGCCCGCGGGCAGCGCGGTGAGGCCGGGCGCGACCGTGCCGAAGCCGCCGTCCGACGGCGCGATGCGCGGCAGGATGGCGAGCGGTACGTCGAAGATGCGGGCAAGCTCCGCATCCCAATCGAGCGTGTCGAGGTTGAACAGTTGGGTGCGTGACGCGTTGCTGTGATCGGTCGCATGGACCTTGCCGCCCGTCAGGTTCCACAACAGCCAGCTGTCGATCGTGCCGCATTTGATCTCGCCCGCGTTCGCGCGGTCGCGGGCGCCGGGGATCGTGTCGAGCAGCCAGCCGATCTTGGCGGCGGGGAAGAGCGGATCGATACCGAGTCCGCTGCGCGCGACGATCGCGTCCTCGAGCCCTGCGGCGCGCAGGTCGGCGCAACGTTCGGCCGAGCGCGCGCATTGCCAGATCACCGCCGGTGCGACCGGCCGGCCGGTGTCCGCTTCCCACAGCACCACCGTCTCGCGCTGGTTGGAGATGGCGAGCGCGGCGATCTGTGCGTCGGGCGCGGCGGCGACGAGCTCGGCGATCAGCGCGGCGACCGCTTCCCAGATGTCCGACGCCGATTGCTCGGCCCAGCCCGGCTGCGGATAGGTCACCTGCATCGACCGCGAGCGCGAAATCACCACCGAACCATCAGCCGCCACCAGCAGCGCCTTGGTGTTGGTCGTGCCCTGATCGATGGCAAGGATGGCCGGGCCGGACATCAGGCGGCCCTTGTGCCCAGCAACTCGCGCGCGGCGGCGACGATGCCGGTGGCGGACAGGCCGTAGCGTTCCATCAGCCACGCTGCCGAACCGGTCGGCAGGAAGCCGGGGAAGCCCAGCATCCGCATCGGCACCGGATCATGCTGCGCGCAATGTTCGGCGATCGCGCCGCCAAGGCCGCCTTGCGCAAGTCCTTCCTCGGCGGTGACGATCGCCCCGATCTGCGCCGCGGCGGCGATCAGATCGGTATCCAGCGGCGACACGGTCGCCATATTGATGACCCGCGCGGCAATGCCCTCGGCGGCGAGCGTTTGCGCTGCGGCCAGCGCGTGGTGGACCAGCGTGCCGTTGACGACGATGGCGATGTCGCCGCCCTCGCGCAGCACCTCACCCCTGCCGATCGCGAAGGCCGCGCCTTCGGGGCGGTCCAGTGCGGGCACGGGCATGCGGCTGATCTTGATATAGACCGGCCCGTCATACGCGGCCGCGGCGCGGATCGCCTCGGCGGTCTCCCACGGGTCGGCGGGGACGATCACCGTCAGCTTGTCGATCGCGCGCAGCCAGGCGACGTCCTCGATGCTGTGGTGCGTCGCTCCGAGCTCGCCATAGGCGACGCCCGAGGAGATGCCGCACAGCTTCACATTCTGCTGGCTGTATGCGCAGTCGGCCTTGATCTGCTCCATCGCGCGCGCGGTGAGGAAGCAGCCCGCGCCACTGACGAACGGGATCTTGCCGCCATTGGCGAGGCCAGCGCCGACGCCGACCATATTCTGTTCGGCGATGCCGACATTGATCAGGCGATCCGGAAAACGCTCGCGAAACTTGCCGAGCTTGGATGAACCGACCGAGTCATTGACCACTGCGACGATGCGGCTGTCATTGGCGGCGAGTTCCTCGACGGTGCGGACATAGGCGTCGCGGCAGTCGAACATGCCGGCGGCGGGTGCTGCGGCGGCCATCAGTTCATCTCCGCTTCGAGTTCGGCGATCGCCTGGGCATATTGTTCGGGATTGGGCACGCCGTGGTGCCAGCCGGCCTGATCGCGCATGAAGCTGACGCCCTGGCCCTTATGCGTGTCGGCGATGACGACCAGCGGCTTGGAGCGCGGCTGCGCGGCGCGGTCGAAGGTTTCGAGCAGTGCGGCGTGGTCATGGCCATCGACCCCCGCGACGTCCCAGCCGAAGGCGCGCCATTTGTCGGCGAGCGGCTCGAGGCTGTTGGTATCCTCGGTCCCGGCCCCCTGCTGGAGCCGGTTGCGATCGACGATCACGGTGAGGTTGCCGAGGCCGCGGTGGCCGGCGAACATCGCCGCTTCCCACATGCTGCCTTCCTGCAGCTCGCCATCGCCGGTGAGCGCGAAAACGCGATAGTCCGCCTTGTCGATCTGACCCGCTACGGCGATGCCGACGGCGACCGGAAGCCCGTGGCCGAGCGGACCGGTATTGGTCTCTACCCCGGGCAGATAGGTGCGGTTGGGGTGGCCGTTCAGCCGCGATTCGGGCTTGAGGTAGGTTTCGAGTTCTTCCTCTTCGAAGAAACCCGCCCCGGCCAGCGCCGTGTACAGGGCGCCGGTGCAGTGACCCTTGCTCATCACGAAACGGTCACGGTCCGGGGCGGTAGGGGAGGACCCTTCGATACGAAGAATGTCGAAATAAAGCGTGGCGAGGATGTCTGCAGACGAAAGGTCGCCGCCGGGATGGCCCTGACCGGCATCGACGATCATCCGGAGCAGGCGGCGGCGCATCCAATTGGCGCGCGCGCGGACGTACGCAGCACGTGTTTCCAGCGTGTACGTGTCGTTATTCCGGCTCTCGAGCCCAACTCTGTTCATATCCTCTCCTGCCCGCCGGATAGCGGATGTTGAAACCGAACGCAATAATAGTCATATTATATGCGATATCGAATGAAGTTTCGAATATTTTCGTTTTCTATCGATATGGGTAAAAATTGACAAGAGCCGAAAGGCGGCGGTAGGAAAGGAAGAGGGCCCGATGGTCCCGAATGGGTGCCAAATCAGGCAGATAGGCAGGAGCGGGGATGTCGGAATCGACCAGCTGGTGCGGGCCATTCCGCGGCGCATTGCAGCTCAAGGAGGTCGCATGAGCGGCGAGCGGCGGGCGCGGATGCTCGGCGAGGCGCGACGGAACAAGATTCTCGAATGGCTTCAGGAAGAGGGCAGCGCGCGCGTGCGCAGCCTGGCCGAGGCGTTCGGGGTTTCCGAAGTCACCGTGCGCCAGGATCTCGAGAAGCTCGAGTCGGACGGGCATATCGTCCGCGAGCACGGCGGCGCGTTCCTCAAGTCGGTGACGCAGCAGGTGCGCGCGATGGCGCTTCAGCATCACGAGAACATGGACGCCAAGCAGCGCATCGGCCGCGCGGCGGCGGCGATGGTCGGTGATGGCGAGACGATCATCCTCGATTCGGGATCGACCACCACCGAGATCGCCGCGCAGCTTTCCGGCCGGCGCGACATGACCGTGATCACCAACGCGCTGAACATCGCGCTGATGCTCGGCGCCGAGCCGGGGTTCGACATCCATATGACCGGCGGTCATTTCAAGGCGCCGACGCTGTCGCTGTCGGGCGAGCGCTCCGCCGACTATTTTCGCGGGCTGTTCGTCCAGAAGCTGTTCCTCGCGACCGCGGCGATCGATCTGGAGGCGGGGCTCACCTATCCGGCGCTGTCCGACATTCCGGTCAAGCGCGCGATGATCGAGGCGGCGGAGAAGGTCATCCTCGTCGCCGATTCGAGCAAGATCGGGCAGCGCTCGTTCAGCGCCCTGGGCGGGATCGAGCTCGTGCATCTGCTGGTGACCGACGCGGGAATCCGCGACGAAGACCGCGCCGCGATCGAGGCCGCCGGGGTCGAGGTGATGGTCGCCTGAATCTTTCCGGCGTCTTGCGCCGCACATTCCTGAAACAAGGATCAAGCATGTGAGCAATCAGAAATACGGGGCCGGCATCTGGCACTTCGCGACCTTCGTCGATCGCTATGCGACCGATGGCTATGGCCCGGCGCGGTCGCTGATCGAGATGATCGATATCGCCGGGCAGGTCGATGACCTGTCGGTGGTCGACATCAACTATCCCTTTGTCGACCCCAGCCTGTCGCTCGATACGGTCGAGGAGGCGCTCAAGCGCAACAACCTCTCGGTCATCGGCATCACGCCCGAAATCTACACGCGCCAGTTCGCCAAGGGGGCCTTCACCAACCCCGATGCCGGCATCCGCCGCCTCGCCAACGAGATGTGCAACGAGGCCGCAAACGTCGTCCGCCGTTTCGGCGCGGACTATGTGAAGCTCTGGCCGGGCCAGGATGGCTGGGACTATCCCTTCCAGGTCGATCACCGGAAACTGTGGCAGCAGAGCGTCGAGGGTATCGGCGAACTGGCCAGCCAGAATCCCGACCTCAAATTCGTGATCGAGTACAAGCCGCGCGAGCCGCGCTGCCACATGAGCTATGACAGCGTGTCGCGCACCCTGCTGGGCATCGAGCGGATGGGCCTGCCCAATGTCGGCATCCTGCTCGATTTCGGCCATGCGCTGTACGGCGGCGAGAGCCCGGCGGATTCAGCGCAGCTCGCGATCGACCACGGCCGCTTGTTCGGCATGGACGTGAACGACAATTTCCGCGGCTGGGACGATGATCTGATGGCCGGATCGGTCCATCCGATCGAGCTCTTCGAATTCTTCTACACGCTGCGCAAGAACCAGTGGGAGGGCGTGTGGCAGCTCGACCAGTTCCCGTTCCGCGAGGATTCGGTCGCCGTCGCCAATGGCGCGATCAGCTTCCTCAAGGGCATCGAACGCGCGCTCGACAAGCTCGACTTCGAGGCGATGCAGGACGCGCAGGACCGCCACGACGCGGTGACCGCGCTGCGGCTGGCGCGCGAAGCGCTGTTCACGTCCTTCTGATGCGGCTGGTTTCCACCTTCCTGTCGCTCGCCTGCGCCGGCCCGGCCTTGGCGCAGAGCGAGATTCCCAAGGTGCCCGCCTTTCCGGGTGCCGAGGGAGCGGGACGTTTTTCCGAAGGCGGGCGCGGTGGACGGGTGATCGCGGTCACCAACCTGAACGATTCCGGGCCGGGCAGTCTGCGCGCGGCGCTGGAGGCAGATCGGCCGCGGACGGTCGTGTTCAACGTCTCGGGCACGATCGCGCTCAAGTCCGACATCACCATCACCAACGGGCGACTGACCATCGCCGGGCAGACCGCGCCCGGCGACGGCATCACGATCCGCGACCGCTCGCTCAACATCGCGGCAAATGACGTCGTGGTGCGTTACATTCGCGCGCGGCTGGGCGCAGCGTCGGGGACGCAGCAGGACGCGATCAGCGTGACGAAGGGGCGACGGATCATCCTCGATCATGTCTCGGCCAGCTGGTCGATCGACGAGACGCTGTCGGCATCGACCCATTACGACAAGCCGGGTGACGGGGTGTGGGATCTGACCGTGCAATGGTCGATCATCGCCAACTCGCTGCGCAAGTCGAACCACGACAAGGGCGAGCATGGCTTTGGCAGCCTGATCCGCGCGGCGCGGGGGGCGAAGATCAGCTGGCACCATAATCTCTGGGCCAACCATCTCGATCGCATGCCGCGCCCCGGCAACTATTCGCTGCCGAGCGAGGATAGCGAAGGCGCACTGTTCGAGTTCCGCTCCAACGTCTTCTACAATTGGGGCAAGGAGCGCGCCGGCTATAATTACGACGTCTCGACCCACGCCCGGTACAATTTCATCGACAACGCCTATGTCGCCGGACCCGACAGCAAGGGCGCCTTCGCGTTCGAGGAGCAGAACCAGCTCGCGCGCGCCTTCTGGTCCGGCAACAGCATGAACGGCGCGATCCCCGCGGATCAGAAGACGCTGGTGAAGGGCAACATCCCCGTCGGCTATTGGCTCGACGCGCCGCTCGATGTCGGCGCGGTGGCGTCCGATCCGGCGCCGCGGGCCTATGATCGCGTGTTGGCGGGCGCGGGCGCTTCGCTGGCGCGTGACGCAGTTGACCTCAAGATCGTGGCAGGCGTGCGCGGCAAAACCGGGCGGATCATCGACAACGAGGCGCAGGACGGCGGCTGGCCGGCGCTGCGTTCGGGCACCGCACCGGCCGACAGCGATCAGGACGGCATGCCCGATGCATGGGAGCGCGCCCGCGGTCTCGATCCCGCCCGGGCCGATGGAGCCGCAGATCGCAACCGCGACGGCTACAGCAATCTCGAGGAATATCTGAACGAACTCGCCGCCGGAAAGGGTGCCGCATGATCATCGCCTCCTCCCATGATTTCGAGAAGGCGGCGCGGCGGCGGGTGCCGCGCTTCCTGTTCGATTATGCCGAGGGCGGCGCCTATGACGAGGTGACGCTGGGACGGAACGTCAGCGATCTCGCCGCAATCGCGCTGCGCCAGCGCGTGCTGAAGGATGTCGCGAACGTCGATCTGAAAACGACGCTGTTCGGGCGTGAGGTCGCGCTGCCGGTTGCGCTCGGCCCGGTCGGGATCAGCGGCATGTATGCTCGCCGCGGCGAGGTGCAGGCGGCGCGCGCGGCGAAGGCGGCGGGCATCCCCACCTGTCTCTCAACTGTGTCGATCTGCGCGCTTGAGGAGGTGGCAGCGGCGGCCGACCCCTTCTGGTTCCAGCTCTATGTGATCCGCGACCGTGGCTTCATGCGCGACCTGATCGCGCGCGCCAAGGCGGCGGGTGCGGAGGCGATGGTGTTCACCGTCGACATGCCGATCCCCGGCGCGCGCTACCGTTCGGAACATTCGGGCATGGCCGGACCGAACGCACGGTTGCGCCAGATCCTGCAGGCGATCGGCAAGCCGCACTGGGCGTGGGACGTCGGGTTGATGGGCCGCCCGCACACGCTTGGCAACCTCGCCCCCGTGCTCGGCAAGGACAGCGGTCTCAGCGATTATATGGGCTGGCTCGGCAAGAATTTCGATCCTTCGATCCAGTGGAAGGATCTCGACTGGATCCGCGCCGAATGGGATCGCCCGCTGATCATCAAGGGCATCCTCGACCCCGAGGATGCGCGAGAGGCTGCGGCCATCGGCGCGAACGGCATCGTCGTGTCCAACCATGGCGGGCGTCAGCTCGACGGCGTGCTGTCGAGCGCGCGGGCGCTTCCGCCGATCGCCGATGCGGTGGGCGGTCAGCTCACCGTACTCGCAGATGGTGGCATTCGCACCGGACTCGATGTCGTGCGGATGCTGGCGCTGGGCGCAGACGGCGTGCTGCTCGGTCGCGCCTGGGTCTATGCGTTGGCGGCGCAGGGTGAGGCTGGGGTGACCAAGCTGCTCGCCCTGATCGCACGCGAAATGAAGGTCGCGATGACGCTGACCGGG
This genomic interval carries:
- a CDS encoding FGGY family carbohydrate kinase: MSGPAILAIDQGTTNTKALLVAADGSVVISRSRSMQVTYPQPGWAEQSASDIWEAVAALIAELVAAAPDAQIAALAISNQRETVVLWEADTGRPVAPAVIWQCARSAERCADLRAAGLEDAIVARSGLGIDPLFPAAKIGWLLDTIPGARDRANAGEIKCGTIDSWLLWNLTGGKVHATDHSNASRTQLFNLDTLDWDAELARIFDVPLAILPRIAPSDGGFGTVAPGLTALPAGTPVQVLLGDSHAALFAHGILAPGRVKATIGTGSSLMAATAGRVRSSHGLSSTIAWSRTGTGAQHAIEGNISVSGHAAAFATALLGLADEQALTDLAASVESSEGVVFVPALAGLGAPHWQTGARGTISGMTLATRPAHVARATLEAIALQIGDVLDAIAADLGIDLPELSIDGGAARNALLAQLLADLTGRTIVRPEIAEASALGVARMAADALGLADSGAMAAADRFEPKLAEDAREAIRGNWRESIADAVMRANRAPPG
- a CDS encoding transketolase family protein, whose protein sequence is MAAAAPAAGMFDCRDAYVRTVEELAANDSRIVAVVNDSVGSSKLGKFRERFPDRLINVGIAEQNMVGVGAGLANGGKIPFVSGAGCFLTARAMEQIKADCAYSQQNVKLCGISSGVAYGELGATHHSIEDVAWLRAIDKLTVIVPADPWETAEAIRAAAAYDGPVYIKISRMPVPALDRPEGAAFAIGRGEVLREGGDIAIVVNGTLVHHALAAAQTLAAEGIAARVINMATVSPLDTDLIAAAAQIGAIVTAEEGLAQGGLGGAIAEHCAQHDPVPMRMLGFPGFLPTGSAAWLMERYGLSATGIVAAARELLGTRAA
- a CDS encoding transketolase, producing the protein MNRVGLESRNNDTYTLETRAAYVRARANWMRRRLLRMIVDAGQGHPGGDLSSADILATLYFDILRIEGSSPTAPDRDRFVMSKGHCTGALYTALAGAGFFEEEELETYLKPESRLNGHPNRTYLPGVETNTGPLGHGLPVAVGIAVAGQIDKADYRVFALTGDGELQEGSMWEAAMFAGHRGLGNLTVIVDRNRLQQGAGTEDTNSLEPLADKWRAFGWDVAGVDGHDHAALLETFDRAAQPRSKPLVVIADTHKGQGVSFMRDQAGWHHGVPNPEQYAQAIAELEAEMN
- a CDS encoding DeoR/GlpR family DNA-binding transcription regulator, whose translation is MSGERRARMLGEARRNKILEWLQEEGSARVRSLAEAFGVSEVTVRQDLEKLESDGHIVREHGGAFLKSVTQQVRAMALQHHENMDAKQRIGRAAAAMVGDGETIILDSGSTTTEIAAQLSGRRDMTVITNALNIALMLGAEPGFDIHMTGGHFKAPTLSLSGERSADYFRGLFVQKLFLATAAIDLEAGLTYPALSDIPVKRAMIEAAEKVILVADSSKIGQRSFSALGGIELVHLLVTDAGIRDEDRAAIEAAGVEVMVA
- a CDS encoding TIM barrel protein, translating into MSNQKYGAGIWHFATFVDRYATDGYGPARSLIEMIDIAGQVDDLSVVDINYPFVDPSLSLDTVEEALKRNNLSVIGITPEIYTRQFAKGAFTNPDAGIRRLANEMCNEAANVVRRFGADYVKLWPGQDGWDYPFQVDHRKLWQQSVEGIGELASQNPDLKFVIEYKPREPRCHMSYDSVSRTLLGIERMGLPNVGILLDFGHALYGGESPADSAQLAIDHGRLFGMDVNDNFRGWDDDLMAGSVHPIELFEFFYTLRKNQWEGVWQLDQFPFREDSVAVANGAISFLKGIERALDKLDFEAMQDAQDRHDAVTALRLAREALFTSF
- a CDS encoding pectate lyase family protein; translation: MRLVSTFLSLACAGPALAQSEIPKVPAFPGAEGAGRFSEGGRGGRVIAVTNLNDSGPGSLRAALEADRPRTVVFNVSGTIALKSDITITNGRLTIAGQTAPGDGITIRDRSLNIAANDVVVRYIRARLGAASGTQQDAISVTKGRRIILDHVSASWSIDETLSASTHYDKPGDGVWDLTVQWSIIANSLRKSNHDKGEHGFGSLIRAARGAKISWHHNLWANHLDRMPRPGNYSLPSEDSEGALFEFRSNVFYNWGKERAGYNYDVSTHARYNFIDNAYVAGPDSKGAFAFEEQNQLARAFWSGNSMNGAIPADQKTLVKGNIPVGYWLDAPLDVGAVASDPAPRAYDRVLAGAGASLARDAVDLKIVAGVRGKTGRIIDNEAQDGGWPALRSGTAPADSDQDGMPDAWERARGLDPARADGAADRNRDGYSNLEEYLNELAAGKGAA
- the lldD gene encoding FMN-dependent L-lactate dehydrogenase LldD, translated to MIIASSHDFEKAARRRVPRFLFDYAEGGAYDEVTLGRNVSDLAAIALRQRVLKDVANVDLKTTLFGREVALPVALGPVGISGMYARRGEVQAARAAKAAGIPTCLSTVSICALEEVAAAADPFWFQLYVIRDRGFMRDLIARAKAAGAEAMVFTVDMPIPGARYRSEHSGMAGPNARLRQILQAIGKPHWAWDVGLMGRPHTLGNLAPVLGKDSGLSDYMGWLGKNFDPSIQWKDLDWIRAEWDRPLIIKGILDPEDAREAAAIGANGIVVSNHGGRQLDGVLSSARALPPIADAVGGQLTVLADGGIRTGLDVVRMLALGADGVLLGRAWVYALAAQGEAGVTKLLALIAREMKVAMTLTGVNRIGAIDRSILAEGVK